A single genomic interval of Zingiber officinale cultivar Zhangliang chromosome 4A, Zo_v1.1, whole genome shotgun sequence harbors:
- the LOC121972615 gene encoding LRR receptor-like serine/threonine-protein kinase IOS1 — protein MGPHLLTVRGQPSSYDGLISIDCGLSSNTTYTDSITNIPYVSDDQFVNTGVKANISSDYITSSLTTQLSTLRSFPDGFRNCYLLNVTQDYNLWRIVSITGPNEVWRPEAIFVASADTVSVYLIKTGTAIPFISALELRPLGRNLYPFANETQTVALRYGKNLMPTTNRNIR, from the exons ATGGGCCCCCACCTGTTAACAG TTCGTGGCCAACCATCATCATATGACG GGTTAATTAGTATTGACTGTGGCCTCAGCAGCAACACCACTTACACTGACTCAATTACAAACATTCCGTACGTATCGGATGACCAGTTCGTAAACACCGGGGTGAAGGCCAACATCTCCTCAGATTACATCACCTCCTCTCTCACGACGCAGTTGTCTACTCTTCGAAGCTTTCCTGATGGCTTTCGCAATTGCTACTTGTTGAATGTGACGCAAG ATTACAACCTTTGGAGAATCGTGAGCATCACCGGTCCAAATGAGGTTTGGCGGCCAGAGGCCATTTTTGTGGCTTCCGCTGATACTGTGTCAGTCTATTTGATCAAAACTGGAACAGCAATCCCATTCATCTCTGCGTTGGAGCTGAGGCCTCTAGGGAGAAACTTGTATCCATTTGCCAACGAAACTCAAACTGTGGCTCTTAGATATGGAAAAAACCTGATGCCTACGACAAATAGGAACATAAG gtga